A single genomic interval of bacterium harbors:
- a CDS encoding Gfo/Idh/MocA family oxidoreductase, with translation DPDVDAVYIGSPHDGHCAHTLLCLAHGKHVLCEKPLALGAAQGEAMIAAARERGLALMEAVWTRFLPSVAKARALVEAGAIGELRMIQADFGFRAAFDPHSRLFDPARGGGALLDLGIYPVNLAVMLAGAPVEIVSSANRGATGVDVEDAFILRHARGELSVLTAALTVDTPREAHLLGTGGRLTLAHPWWAGTRLVHTDAAGAVHTHDLPHRGGGYTHEAEAFMALIRNGKVESPVMPWDHSLAVLRVMDALRGEWGVRYPGENP, from the coding sequence CCGACCCCGACGTCGACGCCGTCTACATCGGCAGCCCCCACGACGGCCATTGCGCCCACACCTTGCTCTGCCTCGCCCACGGCAAGCACGTCCTCTGCGAGAAGCCGCTGGCCCTCGGCGCCGCCCAGGGCGAGGCCATGATCGCCGCCGCCCGCGAGCGCGGCCTCGCCCTCATGGAGGCCGTCTGGACCCGCTTCCTGCCCTCCGTCGCGAAGGCCCGCGCGCTGGTCGAGGCCGGCGCCATCGGTGAGCTGCGGATGATCCAGGCCGACTTCGGCTTCCGCGCCGCCTTCGATCCCCACAGCCGCCTCTTCGACCCCGCCCGGGGCGGCGGCGCCCTGCTCGACCTGGGCATCTACCCGGTGAACCTGGCCGTGATGCTGGCGGGCGCGCCCGTGGAGATCGTCTCGAGCGCCAACCGCGGCGCCACCGGCGTCGACGTCGAGGACGCCTTCATCCTGCGCCACGCCCGCGGCGAGCTCTCCGTGCTCACGGCCGCTCTCACCGTCGACACGCCGCGCGAGGCGCACCTGCTGGGCACCGGGGGCCGCCTCACCCTGGCCCATCCGTGGTGGGCGGGGACGCGGCTCGTCCACACCGACGCCGCCGGCGCGGTCCACACCCACGACCTGCCCCACCGCGGCGGTGGCTACACCCACGAGGCCGAGGCGTTCATGGCGCTGATCCGGAACGGGAAGGTCGAGTCGCCGGTGATGCCGTGGGACCACAGCCTGGCGGTGCTCAGGGTGATGGACGCGTTGCGCGGGGAATGGGGGGTGCGCTACCCGGGCGAGAACCCGTAG
- the mutM gene encoding bifunctional DNA-formamidopyrimidine glycosylase/DNA-(apurinic or apyrimidinic site) lyase, whose product MPELPEVENVGRALKQNLQGQTLERLQVNYAGVLGQSARATRKALVGKTLTDVHRHGKYLVLAFGAGIDAAYLMVHLRMTGQFFILEDYEPDQHVHLVFEFPDAPPVHYRDVRKFGRLTLVEDFRHPAAIAHIGPDMMTVRFREWLPRIAGRRAPIKSLLLDQGIAAGLGNIYVDESLFLAGVHPLTRPCDLDEEVLRDVLRRGKQVMRTAIDHGGTTFLNFTNFYGKPGNFRRKLRVYGRGGQPCRVCATTLERIVIGGRSSVFCPECQPGG is encoded by the coding sequence ATGCCCGAACTGCCCGAAGTCGAGAACGTCGGCCGCGCCCTGAAGCAGAACCTGCAGGGCCAGACCCTCGAGCGCCTGCAGGTGAACTACGCCGGGGTGCTGGGCCAGAGCGCCCGCGCCACCCGCAAGGCCCTGGTGGGCAAGACGTTGACGGACGTACACCGGCACGGAAAGTACCTGGTGCTGGCCTTCGGCGCCGGGATCGACGCCGCCTACCTGATGGTGCACCTGCGCATGACGGGCCAGTTCTTCATCCTCGAGGACTACGAGCCCGACCAGCACGTGCACCTGGTGTTCGAGTTCCCCGACGCGCCGCCGGTGCACTACCGCGACGTGCGCAAGTTCGGCCGGCTGACGCTGGTCGAGGACTTCCGCCACCCTGCCGCCATCGCCCACATCGGGCCGGACATGATGACGGTGCGCTTCCGCGAATGGCTGCCGCGCATCGCGGGCCGCCGCGCGCCCATCAAGTCGCTGCTGCTCGACCAGGGCATCGCCGCCGGCCTGGGGAACATCTACGTGGACGAGTCGCTCTTCCTGGCCGGGGTGCACCCGCTGACGCGGCCGTGCGACCTGGACGAGGAGGTGCTGCGCGACGTGCTGCGCCGGGGCAAGCAGGTGATGCGCACGGCCATCGACCACGGCGGCACCACCTTCCTCAACTTCACCAACTTCTACGGCAAGCCCGGCAACTTCCGGCGCAAGCTGCGGGTGTACGGGCGGGGCGGCCAGCCGTGCCGGGTGTGCGCAACGACGCTGGAGCGGATCGTGATCGGGGGGCGGTCGTCGGTGTTCTGTCCGGAGTGCCAACCGGGCGGGTGA
- a CDS encoding TerB family tellurite resistance protein yields MGLLGTLIGGGLGFVLGGPLGAIIGGALGSNVNIGGETWTHPGERRAGEGPRPGFGRPGYNPLHAQQTFMIALISLAAKVAKADGTVTDAEVRRFDDFLKDQLNMSADERRVAARIWNEAKDSAVPVEEFAAQIRQLLLGQTARMRDLVSLLMSIALADGHLHPAEEKMIRSIAATFGLGARDYEEAVSMFGRKTDVNSSYAVLGLAPGATPEEVKKAYRKLAREYHPDVVANKGMGEEFQKFAAEKMRAVNAAYDRIKDAQGF; encoded by the coding sequence ATGGGACTGCTCGGGACACTCATCGGTGGCGGGCTCGGCTTCGTGCTGGGCGGCCCCCTCGGCGCGATCATCGGCGGCGCGCTGGGCTCGAACGTGAACATCGGCGGGGAAACCTGGACCCATCCGGGCGAGCGCCGGGCCGGCGAGGGCCCCCGGCCGGGTTTCGGGCGGCCCGGCTACAACCCCCTGCACGCCCAGCAGACCTTCATGATCGCCCTGATCAGCCTGGCGGCGAAGGTGGCCAAGGCCGACGGCACCGTGACCGACGCCGAGGTGCGCCGCTTCGACGACTTCCTGAAGGACCAGCTGAACATGTCGGCCGACGAGCGGCGCGTGGCGGCCCGCATCTGGAACGAGGCCAAGGATTCGGCCGTCCCGGTGGAGGAGTTCGCCGCCCAGATCCGCCAGCTGCTGCTGGGCCAGACGGCCCGCATGCGCGACCTGGTGTCGCTGCTGATGAGCATCGCCCTGGCCGACGGGCACCTGCATCCGGCCGAAGAGAAGATGATCCGGTCGATCGCCGCGACCTTCGGGCTCGGCGCGCGCGACTACGAGGAAGCCGTGAGCATGTTCGGCCGCAAGACCGACGTGAACAGCTCCTACGCCGTACTCGGCCTGGCGCCCGGGGCCACGCCCGAAGAGGTGAAGAAGGCCTACCGCAAGCTCGCCCGCGAGTACCATCCGGACGTGGTGGCCAACAAGGGCATGGGCGAGGAATTCCAGAAGTTCGCCGCCGAGAAGATGCGCGCCGTGAACGCGGCGTACGACCGGATCAAGGACGCCCAGGGGTTCTGA